Proteins from a genomic interval of Croceicoccus naphthovorans:
- the rlmB gene encoding 23S rRNA (guanosine(2251)-2'-O)-methyltransferase RlmB produces the protein MAKKGKERVLRGRAGRMQGGRGSGRGTKGAVRLWGRHAVVAALDNPDREVKRLWAVRETLDAMVAEGEVELPEDLRVEYADGQDLARLVTRDAPHQNLVIECEPLPDVHLADVATGDREAPIVVLDHVTDPHNVGAIMRSAAAFGAACLVTQDRHAPPESGVLAKSASGALETLPWVRVVNLSRALEEMAEAGYWRIGLDGDGEVTLAEALPTGPVAFVLGAEGDGLRYQVGQHCDQIARLPIETAVESLNVSNAAAIALYACATRGD, from the coding sequence ATGGCGAAAAAGGGTAAGGAACGAGTGCTGCGCGGACGCGCGGGCCGGATGCAGGGCGGACGCGGCAGCGGGCGCGGCACGAAAGGGGCCGTGCGGCTGTGGGGGCGGCATGCCGTCGTCGCGGCGCTGGACAACCCGGATCGCGAGGTAAAGCGGCTTTGGGCCGTGCGAGAGACGCTGGATGCCATGGTGGCCGAGGGCGAGGTTGAATTGCCCGAGGATCTGCGCGTCGAATATGCCGACGGGCAGGATCTGGCCCGGCTGGTGACTCGCGACGCACCGCACCAAAATCTGGTGATAGAATGCGAACCGCTGCCCGACGTCCACCTGGCCGATGTCGCGACAGGAGATCGGGAGGCACCGATCGTCGTGCTCGACCACGTTACCGATCCGCACAATGTCGGCGCGATCATGCGCAGTGCCGCCGCATTCGGTGCCGCCTGCCTCGTCACGCAAGATCGCCATGCGCCGCCCGAATCGGGGGTTCTGGCGAAGTCCGCTTCAGGCGCGCTGGAAACGCTGCCTTGGGTGCGCGTGGTAAACCTGTCGCGCGCGCTGGAGGAGATGGCAGAGGCCGGATACTGGCGCATCGGGCTGGATGGCGATGGCGAGGTGACTTTGGCAGAGGCGCTGCCGACCGGCCCTGTCGCCTTCGTACTGGGCGCAGAGGGCGATGGCCTGCGCTATCAGGTGGGTCAGCACTGCGACCAGATCGCGCGCCTTCCCATCGAGACCGCGGTCGAGAGCCTGAACGTGTCGAATGCCGCGGCCATCGCCCTTTACGCTTGTGCAACACGGGGCGATTAA